A window of Candidatus Nezhaarchaeales archaeon contains these coding sequences:
- a CDS encoding radical SAM protein, whose translation MSNLGLVRLSLGTAAALGLSKIWIGVKPSTAYLLTYVNGKCRASCGFCTQAKTSMADADLLSRVTWPPYPLQEVLDKLSNSSIRRICIQAVNVEGIVEQVLSLIRSIKLRVDTPISLSIHPLYDHQLKALKDVGVERVTIPLDAANQNVFQRVKGDFYSWDEHWSGLKRALNVFGKGRVGTHLIVGLGESELDMANTIQKLYDLGVYPGLFAFTPVKGTRMERYPRPSIESYRRVQLLHYLITRGLSRVELMEFNGNYVVKSFGISKERLKRIVKSGTPFLTSGCPNCNRPYYNEPPSGPFYNYPRPLKPDEVIRICEQLFHE comes from the coding sequence CTAGTTCGGCTTTCGCTTGGAACCGCTGCGGCTTTAGGTTTATCAAAGATTTGGATCGGCGTTAAACCATCCACTGCCTACCTCCTCACCTACGTTAACGGTAAGTGTAGGGCTAGCTGCGGTTTCTGTACGCAGGCGAAAACTAGTATGGCTGACGCCGACCTCCTATCTAGAGTGACTTGGCCGCCCTACCCGCTTCAGGAAGTACTAGATAAACTATCGAACAGCAGTATTAGGAGAATCTGCATACAGGCGGTAAACGTTGAAGGAATAGTGGAACAAGTTTTAAGCCTAATACGAAGCATTAAGCTAAGGGTCGATACTCCAATATCCCTTTCAATCCACCCTCTCTATGACCATCAACTTAAGGCGTTAAAGGATGTCGGCGTGGAGCGAGTTACAATACCGCTTGACGCTGCTAATCAAAACGTGTTTCAACGCGTTAAGGGTGACTTCTACAGCTGGGATGAGCATTGGTCCGGGTTGAAACGAGCTTTAAACGTATTCGGCAAGGGGAGGGTGGGTACACACTTAATAGTTGGGCTAGGTGAAAGTGAACTCGATATGGCTAATACCATTCAGAAGCTATACGACCTAGGCGTTTACCCTGGGCTTTTCGCCTTCACCCCGGTTAAGGGGACGAGGATGGAGCGTTACCCAAGGCCGTCCATTGAAAGCTATAGACGCGTACAACTCCTACACTACCTAATAACGAGGGGGTTAAGCCGCGTTGAACTAATGGAGTTCAACGGGAACTACGTGGTAAAAAGCTTTGGGATATCGAAGGAACGATTAAAGCGGATCGTTAAATCCGGCACCCCGTTCCTAACGAGTGGATGCCCGAACTGTAATAGGCCATACTATAATGAGCCGCCCAGCGGTCCATTCTATAACTATCCTAGACCCTTAAAACCCGATGAGGTTATACGGATATGTGAACAGCTTTTCCACG